A window of the Plasmodium vivax chromosome 12, whole genome shotgun sequence genome harbors these coding sequences:
- a CDS encoding DNA repair metallo-beta-lactamase protein, putative (encoded by transcript PVX_118595A): MAEDNIHVIQNDPLIIVDKFPYTRKKDRVTGEEEEEKKKKITKIYFLTHFHADHYTNINKYFHENVFSSTITKKLLTNIIGVNEKYIHNLKINKNYHLFNFEIIFLDANHCPGSVIIYFEFANGTKIIHTGDFRYSNVHTFLIKKVLSCKRGEKNGETKMETLISTKLEEIANKGELSTGVKTSFSWKGNPYDIHFRSEHLNIYKRKTYIVNFEEFRMAYLKNVEDLIGGLKHKGREFYLYDSIEKENYFNFFIYVDLSLYFNQNEVDILLLYDGKKRLNDNLVINEENVKNIRFVATSEGEKLEDGTCPSGINSQVLMKKELLHHLSDNPTLNLSRGNGLKSDRTNGEQVKVKKEEDIDVNESRFTHEHSIEGEKTVVKAKKESVNDLIKLEDTQGGQKVNAPCDVDESEEDSNYIRTIYLDTTYALSKNNLFAPQIYLINFIIYICKRKVREDSAEAGGVAVETGEKHKANLARTGKRTRAHKYKEERWGGKVGRTNSEEKKGITTHGEEKSEASGAEGRDEKGLGGEGNPPKKTLFMFGTYNLGKEKIYLSVSEACNMKIHFRNEKKKIIIESFLHNKSMLNRITDNKLEAQIHIVDINYSYIFPRIEKNKFKNLIDEEIEKEFDSFYYIIPTGWVKKYSFYQKNEISIFLIPYSEHSNLEELESFVKSIKPCNIIPTVFSNPKEKTKILNIFNSCLNLQREVLNFLKISDESCLVRNKKISKRGEKTNDTRKQIGRGKTGGRRNSSDSSQPKLTSFFPFIKREKR, translated from the exons ATGGCTGAGGATAACATACATGTGATTCAGAATGACCCCCTCATCATCGTAGATAAATTCCCCTACACCAGGAAGAAGGACAGAGTCACAG gcgaagaggaagaagaaaaaaaaaagaaaatcacGAAGATATATTTCTTGACGCATTTCCACGCCGATCATTACAccaacataaataaatacttcCACGAGAACGTCTTCTCGTCGACCATAACGAAAAAGTTGCTAACAAACATCATTGGGGTAAATGAAAAGTATAtacacaatttaaaaattaataagaaTTACCATCTTTTCAATTTCGAAATAATTTTCCTCGACGCAAATCATTGCCCTGGGTCTGTAATTATCTATTTCGAATTTGCCaatggaacaaaaataatacacaCAGGCGATTTCCGCTATTCCAatgtgcatacatttttgataaaaaaagtgctaAGTTGtaaaaggggtgaaaaaaatggagaaaccaaaatggaaacgtTGATTTCTACAAAATTGGAGGAAATAGCGAACAAAGGGGAGCTGTCCACCGGGGTGAAGACGAGCTTTTCCTGGAAGGGCAACCCATACGACATCCATTTTAGGAGCGAACATTTAAATATctataaaagaaaaacttacattgtaaattttgaagaattcAGAATggcttatttaaaaaatgttgaagATTTAATTGGGGGACTTAAACATAAGGGGAGAGAATTCTATTTGTATGATTCtattgaaaaggaaaattactTTAACTTTTTCATTTACGTAGATTTGTCTCTATATTTTAATCAGAACGAGGTGGACATTTTGCTTCTGTATGATGGCAAGAAAAGGCTAAATGACAACTTGGTAATTAACgaggaaaatgtgaagaataTTCGCTTCGTCGCCACCTCtgagggggagaagttaGAAGATGGAACTTGTCCCAGCGGAATAAACTCCCAAGTTTTGATGAAAAAGGAGTTGCTTCACCATTTGTCAGATAACCCCACGTTGAATCTTAGTAGAGGAAATGGACTCAAGAGCGATAGGACGAATGGAGAACAGgtaaaggtaaaaaaggaggaggacatCGACGTGAATGAGTCGCGGTTTACACATGAGCATTCCATTGAAGGAGAGAAGACGGTGGTgaaggcgaaaaaagaaagcgtgAATGATCTCATCAAGTTGGAGGATACTCAAGGTGGGCAAAAAGTAAATGCCCCGTGTGATGTGGACGAATCGGAAGAAGACTCAAATTACATAAGGACCATTTACCTGGACACAACGTATGCCCTGTCGAAAAATAACTTGTTCGCGCCGCAAATCTATttgattaattttattatttatatatgtaagaGGAAAGTGAGAGAAGATTCCGCTGAAGCGGGGGGTGTGGCGGTAGagacgggggagaagcacaagGCTAACCTTGCTAGGACGGGCAAACGAACCCGCGCgcataaatataaagaagaaagatggggaggaaaagtGGGTAGAACAAACAGcgaggaaaagaaggggatAACCACAcatggagaagaaaaaagcgaagCCAGTGGAGCGGAGGGCAGGGATGAGAAGGGCTtagggggagaagggaaccccccaaaaaagacCCTATTCATGTTTGGAACGTACAACctggggaaggaaaaaatttacctaAGCGTATCCGAGGCGTGCAACatgaaaatacattttaggaatgaaaaaaaaaaaataataattgagTCCTTCTTACACAATAAAAGTATGTTAAATAGAATAACAGACAACAAGTTGGAAGCGCAGATCCACATAGTTGACATTAACTACTCGTATATATTCCCcagaattgaaaaaaataaatttaaaaatttaatagaCGAAGAAATTGAGAAAGAATTTGATTCTTTCTATTATATTATCCCCACAGGatgggtgaaaaaatattccttttatcaaaaaaatgaaatctccatttttttaatcccatACAGTGAACATTCGAATTTAGAAGAATTGGAAAGCTTTGTAAAGTCTATCAAGCCGTGTAATATAATTCCCACTGTGTTTTCCAACCCGAAGGAAAAGACGAAGATCCTAAATATCTTCAACTCGTGCCTGAACTTACAGCGGGAAgtgctcaattttttaaaaatatctgATGAGAGCTGCCTGGtcaggaataaaaaaatatccaaaaggggcgaaaaaacgaatgacACAAGGAAGCAAATTGGAAGAGGCAAAactggggggagaagaaattCCAGTGATAGCAGCCAACCCAAGTTGACGTCCTTTTTTCCGTtcataaaaagggagaagcggtga